From Coturnix japonica isolate 7356 chromosome 1, Coturnix japonica 2.1, whole genome shotgun sequence, the proteins below share one genomic window:
- the MSANTD4 gene encoding myb/SANT-like DNA-binding domain-containing protein 4: protein MKQLKRKRKSNFSVQETQTLLKEIRKRREVLFSKQLNTTINEMKRKAWEEIAECVNAVGEGEQRTGTEVKRRYLDWRALMKRKRLNANIKAVGAGFHLPSSDLDDSLNEDMDDKLGFANESGFEWQNITDFREAGGSLTEIKVEEEEEDPQNFEFPIEEEEIFSSVLPDSKKENDLPDFTHIEEFGNLSSAQARLAYEDSHLLINLEKQKVELEKQRLDIEAERLQVEKERLQIEKERLRHIDLEHERLQLEKERLQIEREKLRLETLRAEKPALENDLTQAEKPIIQPLDLETEKLKLEKERLQLEKERLQFLKFESEKLQIEKERLQVEKERLRIQREGLLQ from the exons atgaaacagttgaaaagaaaaagaaaaagtaattttagtgTTCAGGAAACTCAAACTCTCCTTAAGGAAatcagaaaaaggagagaagtaCTCTTTTCAAAGCAACTTAATACAACAATTAACGAGATGAAACGGAAAGCATGGGAGGAAATAGCAGAGTGTGTGAATGCTGTAGGTGAAGGTGAGCAAAGAACAGGGACGGAAGTGAAAAGGCGATACCTTGACTGGAGAGCGCTCATGAAGAGAAAACGTCTGAATGCAAACATCAAGGCAGTAGGTGCAGGGTTTCACCTTCCTTCATCTGACTTAGATGACTCTCTCAATGAAGATATGGATGACAAACTGGGGTTTGCAAATGAATCTGGTTTTGAATGGCAGAACATCACTGACTTCAGAGAAGCAGGTGGGTCTTTAACAGAAATCAAAGtagaagaagaggaggaggatccACAAAATTTTGAA TTTCCTattgaggaagaagaaattttttcatcagttttgccagattcaaaaaaagaaaatgacctACCAGACTTCACCCACATTGAGGAGTTTGGAAATCTAAGTTCTGCTCAAGCTAGATTAGCCTACGAAGATTCGCACTTGCTTATAAACCTAGAGAAGCAGAAGGtggagctggagaagcagcGATTAGATATCGAAGCTGAACGGTTGCAAGTGGAGAAGGAACGCCTGCAAATTGAAAAAGAACGGCTGCGGCATATTGACTTGGAGCATGAGAGACTTCAGCTGGAGAAGGAGCGACTTCAAATTGAGCGGGAGAAACTGAGGCTAGAGACACTGCGTGCTGAGAAACCTGCCCTGGAAAATGACCTCACCCAAGCGGAAAAACCCATCATACAGCCTCTGGATCTAGAAACTGAAAAGttaaaacttgaaaaagaaCGCTTGCAGTTAGAGAAAGAAAGGTTGCAGTTCTTAAAATTTGAgtcagagaagctgcagattgAGAAGGAGCGCTTGCAAGTGGAGAAAGAACGCCTCAGAATTCAGAGAGAGGGTCTCTTGCAGTGA